One Schistocerca nitens isolate TAMUIC-IGC-003100 chromosome 1, iqSchNite1.1, whole genome shotgun sequence DNA segment encodes these proteins:
- the LOC126232961 gene encoding putative gustatory receptor 2a, producing the protein MRKASGCLSSIVMFFALYNLVWQIQFFGIVLVVSDHMGAIRKQLLRSVRQPLHREADLEEAATSGGQWWVAECEIRRLQRARLALHRVARLCGQHFGLALSLSMLNRLLQVVCTSYSTVLMVKHWPHLSLGLRAMATTFGALSVVEANCPLALCSVCTSAADRAVRVGLVLDKIQFLLPSRVTSRSLQLAVENLRFSAAGFFDLDLRLFVALIGTSVTYVIILVQLRS; encoded by the coding sequence atgagaaaggcaagtgggtgcctctcaagcatTGTCATGTTTTTTGCACTCTATAACTTAGTTTGGCAGATACAGTTCTTCGGCATCGTGCTGGTTGTGAGTGACCATATGGGCGCCATCCGCAAGCAGCTCCTGAGGAGTGTGCGGCAGCCGCTGCACAGGGAGGCGGACCTGGAGGAGGCGGCGACCTCCGGAGGGCAGTGGTGGGTGGCGGAGTGTGAAATACGGCGCCTGCAGCGCGCCAGGCTGGCCTTGCACCGCGTCGCCCGCCTCTGCGGACAGCACTTTGGACTCGCGCTGTCACTCTCCATGCTCAACCGCCTGCTGCAGGTCGTCTGCACCAGTTACAGCACCGTGCTGATGGTGAAGCACTGGCCACACCTCTCGTTAGGATTACGTGCCATGGCCACCACGTTCGGTGCTCTGTCTGTGGTTGAAGCCAACTGCCCGCTGGCTTTGTGCTCGGTGTGCACTTCTGCAGCGGACAGAGCAGTCAGAGTTGGCCTGGTGCTGGACAAGATTCAGTTCCTGCTTCCATCCAGAGTGACGTCACGTTCTCTTCAATTGGCAGTCGAGAATTTGCGCTTTTCCGCTGCTGGTTTCTTTGACTTAGATCTACGTTTATTTGTTGCTCTTATTGGTACGAGTGTCACGTATGTTATAATACTTGTACAACTGCGCAGTTAA